The following nucleotide sequence is from bacterium.
TCCCGACGGGCGCGACGCGGAGCTGTCCGGCCGCGAGGCGTTCCAGCGCTACGGCATGGCGTTCGCGCCGCTGCTCGAGGCCGCCGGCGGTCGCCTGATCTACGGCGGCAGGGTCTCGCTGCTCGCACTGGGCGCGGCCGAGGAGTTGTGGGACGCGGTCGTCGTCGTCGCGTACCCGAGCCGCCCGGCCTTCTTCCGCCTGACGCAGTCGCCGGAGTACCAGGCCGCCGCCGTCCACCGCGACGCCGGGCTCGCCGGACAGCTCCTCGTCGAGACGGTGGGCTTCGGCGCGCACCCCGCGGCGGGCTGAATGCCGCGCCGCGCCGGATTATGGCAGCAGGTCTGCAAGAATCTGCTTGATCCGGCGGGGCGCTCCGCGCGAAGGTGCGCGCGGGGGGAGACATGATGGCTGCACGCGCCGCCCGTCTCGTCGTCGCATCCGCTCTGGGGCTCGTTTGGGGGCTCGTTTGGGGGACCGTGCCGCCGGCCGCCCGGCCGGCGCTCGCTGCGCCGTTCCCGTGGAAACGCACGGAGGTACGTCAGCCCTGCGCC
It contains:
- a CDS encoding DUF1330 domain-containing protein, with product MRIENRLHPDDAQIAALKEPGYEGPIAMLNLLKFRERAAYPDGRDAELSGREAFQRYGMAFAPLLEAAGGRLIYGGRVSLLALGAAEELWDAVVVVAYPSRPAFFRLTQSPEYQAAAVHRDAGLAGQLLVETVGFGAHPAAG